A portion of the Nitrospiraceae bacterium genome contains these proteins:
- a CDS encoding HU family DNA-binding protein, which yields MAKSMTKSQIAEHMAQKTGLTKKAAVQALDDFAALAYREAKNVFVVPGIGKLVLANRKARMGRNPQTGEPIKIPAKRVVKFRVSKAAKDAILGRK from the coding sequence ATGGCTAAATCAATGACCAAGTCACAAATTGCCGAACACATGGCCCAGAAGACTGGGCTGACCAAGAAAGCAGCGGTCCAGGCGTTGGACGACTTCGCTGCCTTGGCGTATCGGGAGGCGAAGAATGTCTTCGTGGTCCCGGGGATCGGCAAGCTCGTGTTGGCTAATCGGAAGGCTCGCATGGGGCGGAATCCACAGACCGGCGAACCGATCAAGATTCCAGCCAAGCGGGTGGTCAAGTTCCGCGTGTCAAAGGCGGCGAAGGACGCGATCCTCGGCAGAAAGTAA
- a CDS encoding MoaD/ThiS family protein — translation MVTITLMGQLQTADGERDLACEVPSPMSVRQVIQRQGVQLRHLLQLIREKKVLVTINKKIASQDSLVQDGDAIRLVGHDGMGGSGLGPSLS, via the coding sequence ATGGTGACGATCACGCTCATGGGGCAATTGCAAACCGCCGATGGGGAGCGGGACCTTGCCTGCGAGGTTCCGTCGCCCATGTCGGTCCGACAAGTGATCCAGCGTCAAGGAGTTCAACTCCGGCACCTGCTTCAACTGATCCGCGAGAAAAAGGTGCTGGTGACGATCAACAAGAAGATCGCCAGTCAGGATTCGCTAGTCCAAGATGGTGACGCGATCCGGCTCGTCGGCCATGACGGGATGGGCGGCAGCGGGCTCGGTCCGTCACTGTCGTAA
- a CDS encoding rubrerythrin family protein, with translation MGKSLKGTKSHENLKGAFAGESQANRRYLYFARRADIEGFPDIGGLFRDTSEAETGHAFGHLDFLKEVGDPATGVPIGNTEANLKSAIEGETYEYTQMYPGMAKTARDEGFAELAEWFETLAKAERSHANRFTKGLDSLKQG, from the coding sequence ATGGGGAAAAGTTTGAAAGGCACTAAGAGTCATGAAAACCTGAAGGGGGCGTTTGCAGGTGAATCACAAGCCAACCGACGATATCTGTATTTTGCGAGACGGGCCGATATTGAAGGCTTTCCGGATATTGGAGGGTTGTTCCGGGACACGTCGGAAGCCGAGACCGGTCATGCGTTCGGCCATCTGGACTTCTTGAAAGAAGTCGGTGATCCCGCCACGGGAGTGCCGATCGGGAATACCGAAGCGAACTTAAAATCGGCTATTGAGGGCGAAACCTATGAGTACACCCAGATGTATCCCGGTATGGCAAAGACGGCTCGGGACGAGGGTTTTGCTGAATTGGCAGAATGGTTCGAGACCTTGGCCAAAGCGGAACGGTCTCATGCAAATCGGTTCACGAAGGGACTGGACAGCCTGAAGCAAGGCTGA
- a CDS encoding heterodisulfide reductase-related iron-sulfur binding cluster: protein MKGLTLIHPIDPARLEKETLRIYEICDSCRRCFNLCPSFTTLLDGIDRYEGHVAKLAPAELHRIVDECYYCKLCYNHCPYTPPHQYALDFPRLMIAWKKHLAGTRGVRWRDRLLIKTDLMGTAASVLAPVVNWTLELKIIRWLVQFLVGVHRDRHVLSFSSETFARWWDRRNGAAVPASAARKVALFASCLVNYQATDVGKATVQVLEKNGVHVVVPEQRCCGMPFFDIGDTAAIQRAAVANAASFLPWVDQGYDIVVPVPSCSLMWKREYPEIVGGAAVRKMAERTFDICEYLMRLKREGALATDFQKPPGRVAYQVPCHLRDQNIGFKSKELMETAGAQVDVIEKCSGHDGSWSAKREFFPLSMTIAKKAVRAIEQAPATLVASDCPLAGVQLDQAGAMVHTGGRVTQHPIQIVRDAYGLSS, encoded by the coding sequence ATGAAAGGCCTTACTCTGATCCATCCGATCGATCCTGCACGACTCGAAAAAGAGACCCTCCGTATTTATGAAATCTGCGACAGCTGCCGCCGGTGCTTTAACCTCTGTCCCTCGTTCACCACGCTCCTCGACGGGATCGACCGCTATGAGGGCCATGTCGCGAAGCTTGCGCCCGCCGAGCTTCATCGGATTGTCGACGAGTGTTATTACTGCAAACTCTGCTACAACCATTGTCCCTATACGCCCCCGCATCAGTATGCCCTCGATTTCCCCCGCTTAATGATCGCATGGAAAAAGCATCTCGCCGGAACGAGGGGTGTACGCTGGCGTGATCGCTTACTCATTAAGACTGATCTGATGGGCACGGCCGCTAGTGTCCTCGCACCCGTCGTCAACTGGACACTCGAATTGAAGATCATTCGGTGGCTGGTCCAGTTTCTTGTCGGGGTCCATCGGGATCGGCACGTGCTGTCTTTTTCATCGGAAACCTTCGCCCGTTGGTGGGACAGACGAAACGGCGCCGCTGTGCCAGCCTCAGCGGCACGGAAGGTGGCATTGTTTGCAAGTTGCCTGGTGAATTATCAGGCAACGGATGTGGGAAAGGCGACTGTGCAGGTCTTGGAGAAGAACGGAGTCCATGTGGTTGTGCCGGAACAGCGTTGCTGCGGGATGCCGTTTTTCGACATCGGTGATACGGCGGCAATTCAGCGAGCGGCTGTGGCCAACGCTGCGTCCTTTCTGCCGTGGGTTGATCAAGGGTACGACATCGTCGTGCCGGTTCCCAGCTGCAGTTTGATGTGGAAGCGGGAGTATCCTGAAATCGTTGGCGGCGCTGCTGTTAGGAAAATGGCTGAGCGGACGTTCGACATCTGCGAGTATCTCATGAGGTTAAAACGAGAGGGTGCCTTGGCGACTGATTTTCAGAAACCGCCTGGGCGAGTTGCATATCAGGTCCCGTGCCACCTCCGGGATCAAAACATCGGCTTCAAATCGAAAGAGCTCATGGAGACGGCCGGCGCTCAGGTTGACGTCATTGAGAAATGTTCAGGACATGATGGGTCCTGGAGTGCCAAGAGGGAGTTTTTCCCCCTGTCGATGACGATTGCGAAGAAGGCGGTGCGGGCGATAGAACAAGCTCCGGCAACTCTCGTCGCATCGGACTGCCCCTTGGCAGGTGTCCAGCTTGACCAGGCCGGGGCTATGGTCCACACCGGTGGACGGGTAACCCAGCACCCAATCCAAATCGTTCGCGATGCCTATGGACTTTCGTCATGA
- a CDS encoding di-heme oxidoredictase family protein has protein sequence MTPCMNTTRYAPMLPVLALFIVITGVFSEDVQSQIGRFTASDPGVRSGSAGAGGMIQGLTPLEQQLFSADRQTFQETDSVQGTIPSTDPGLGPRFNLDSCSGCHAQPDVGGTSPFLNPQVAVAKKESANNTIPPFITKDGPIREARFKYNPDGTPDGGVHDLFTISGRNDAPGCFLAQPDFLGAAAHQNLVFRIPTPTFGAGLIEAIDDDTILANMQTNAATKQSFGIRGRPNTSGRPNTSGNDGTITRFGWKAQNKSLELFAAEAYNVEQGVTNEIFPQERDETPNCQFNQTPEDSTNFDAASPIDVPSDIVKFAGFMRFLAPPTPVPDTPSIVHGRKVFSDVGCALCHTPTLHTSKQAVVGALRDKDANLYSDLMLHNMGPGLADDVNQGNARGDEFRTAPLWGLGKRIFFLHDGRTRDLLQAIQAHASGASNQYGPSEANLVIAQFNRLSEIDKQNVLNFLRGL, from the coding sequence ATGACTCCGTGCATGAACACCACACGCTACGCTCCTATGCTTCCCGTGCTGGCTCTCTTCATAGTCATCACCGGTGTGTTTTCAGAAGACGTTCAGTCGCAAATCGGCCGATTCACGGCGAGTGACCCAGGTGTTCGCTCTGGCTCGGCTGGTGCCGGAGGGATGATTCAGGGACTGACTCCGCTTGAACAGCAATTATTTAGTGCAGATCGCCAGACATTCCAGGAGACTGACTCTGTCCAAGGTACGATACCATCCACGGATCCTGGTCTCGGACCGCGTTTCAACTTGGATAGCTGCAGCGGTTGTCACGCGCAGCCGGATGTCGGCGGAACCAGTCCTTTCCTCAACCCACAAGTCGCGGTAGCAAAAAAAGAGAGCGCGAACAACACCATTCCGCCCTTCATCACGAAGGATGGACCGATTCGTGAGGCGCGGTTCAAGTACAATCCGGATGGCACTCCTGATGGCGGAGTGCATGATCTCTTCACGATCAGCGGTCGGAACGATGCACCAGGGTGTTTCTTAGCTCAGCCTGACTTTCTAGGAGCGGCAGCACACCAGAACCTGGTATTCAGGATTCCCACTCCGACCTTCGGCGCCGGATTGATCGAGGCGATCGATGACGACACGATCCTCGCCAACATGCAGACTAACGCCGCTACAAAGCAGTCCTTCGGTATTCGGGGCCGTCCCAATACGAGCGGACGACCTAATACGAGCGGCAACGATGGTACGATCACGCGATTTGGGTGGAAGGCACAGAACAAATCACTCGAACTCTTTGCTGCTGAAGCGTACAACGTCGAACAGGGAGTGACGAACGAGATATTCCCGCAAGAACGGGATGAGACGCCAAACTGCCAGTTTAATCAGACACCGGAGGATTCGACCAATTTCGACGCCGCGAGTCCCATCGATGTTCCTAGTGACATCGTGAAGTTTGCTGGTTTCATGCGATTTCTCGCGCCCCCCACGCCAGTGCCGGATACTCCATCTATCGTGCATGGCCGGAAGGTTTTTAGCGACGTCGGGTGCGCTCTCTGCCACACGCCAACACTGCATACGAGCAAGCAGGCTGTCGTTGGAGCATTGCGCGACAAGGATGCAAACCTTTACTCAGACTTGATGCTGCATAACATGGGGCCTGGTTTAGCCGACGACGTCAACCAGGGTAATGCACGCGGTGATGAATTCCGCACGGCTCCCTTGTGGGGTCTTGGGAAGAGAATCTTTTTCTTGCACGATGGACGAACCAGGGATCTGCTCCAAGCGATTCAGGCCCATGCGAGCGGGGCAAGTAATCAGTATGGCCCCTCAGAAGCCAATCTCGTCATTGCACAATTCAACAGGCTGAGTGAGATCGACAAACAGAACGTGCTGAACTTTCTGCGCGGGTTATAA
- a CDS encoding 6-carboxytetrahydropterin synthase: MPPVLLTKRIEFAAAHRYIKPEWDEAKNRAAFGPCYNPPAHGHNYMLEVTVAGEVDQHTGMVINLFDLKRVLLSIIEEFDHKNLNLDMPYFKDQIPTSENLARVLWAKLEMQTDIGRLHAVRLYEDEDLYAEVTAAGGLEVASITRRSSFTSVHKGNQGHTWDCFVTVLGRIDPITGMVTDIGLLDRLIREKIGEAFEGQDLRRVLGAQEITGESLAKAVWDRLTNSIPGGQLEKVRLVQTRDLTFEYSE, from the coding sequence ATGCCGCCGGTTCTGCTGACCAAACGTATCGAATTTGCCGCGGCGCACCGCTATATCAAGCCAGAATGGGACGAAGCCAAAAACCGTGCCGCGTTCGGCCCCTGCTACAACCCGCCGGCGCACGGTCACAATTACATGTTAGAGGTGACGGTCGCCGGTGAGGTGGACCAGCATACAGGGATGGTCATCAATCTCTTCGATCTGAAACGCGTGTTGCTGTCAATCATCGAGGAGTTTGATCACAAGAATTTGAACCTCGATATGCCCTATTTTAAAGATCAGATTCCTACGTCAGAGAATCTTGCCAGGGTGCTTTGGGCCAAACTGGAAATGCAGACAGACATCGGTAGGCTGCACGCCGTTCGCCTGTATGAAGACGAGGATCTCTATGCGGAGGTGACCGCGGCGGGGGGGCTTGAGGTCGCCAGCATCACAAGGCGCTCTTCATTCACCTCGGTCCATAAAGGGAATCAAGGCCACACGTGGGATTGCTTCGTCACAGTCCTCGGACGGATTGACCCCATTACCGGCATGGTGACCGACATCGGTCTGCTCGATCGGTTAATTCGGGAAAAGATTGGAGAGGCATTCGAAGGGCAGGATTTACGACGTGTGCTCGGCGCCCAAGAAATTACCGGCGAATCACTCGCGAAAGCAGTCTGGGATCGTCTCACCAACTCCATCCCGGGAGGTCAACTCGAAAAGGTTCGTCTCGTTCAGACCCGCGATCTGACATTCGAGTATTCGGAGTAA
- a CDS encoding DUF3501 family protein: MKMLTQEDLIPNLDYERQREEFRSRIIELKKRRRISVGPLITLVFENRDTLQFQIQEMIRVERIIDPVKVRDELDVYNALLPMLGELSATLLIEIVDQESVKRWLDLFMGLDHGQKVAIRAGQESVYGEFERGHSHETKISAVHFVRFRPSAALIATLGRREVPVTLSIDHATYHEATVVPWEMRQEWLIDLEGK; this comes from the coding sequence ATGAAGATGTTGACGCAAGAGGACCTGATTCCCAATTTGGACTATGAGCGGCAACGGGAGGAGTTTCGGTCCCGCATCATCGAATTGAAAAAGCGAAGGCGGATTTCTGTGGGGCCACTCATTACATTGGTCTTTGAAAACCGAGACACGCTTCAGTTCCAGATTCAGGAAATGATCCGTGTCGAGCGGATCATCGACCCAGTCAAAGTGCGTGATGAACTGGACGTTTATAATGCGCTGCTCCCGATGCTGGGCGAGTTGAGTGCGACCCTGTTGATTGAAATCGTCGACCAGGAGAGCGTGAAACGGTGGCTGGACCTCTTTATGGGACTCGACCACGGTCAAAAGGTTGCAATCCGTGCGGGGCAGGAGAGTGTCTACGGTGAATTCGAACGCGGCCATAGCCACGAGACCAAGATCAGCGCCGTACATTTTGTGCGGTTCAGACCGTCCGCGGCGTTGATAGCGACACTCGGACGGCGAGAAGTGCCGGTTACCCTCTCGATCGATCATGCCACCTATCACGAAGCGACAGTTGTTCCATGGGAAATGCGCCAAGAATGGCTCATCGATTTGGAGGGAAAATAA